One window of the Bacteroidota bacterium genome contains the following:
- a CDS encoding T9SS type A sorting domain-containing protein, which translates to MKKSVFLFILLTLCTPILVISQCGLISLIGEFNDWNDDHYLTRHPEMPDNFSTILILTPEDDMTSPPDGIIEMKFRENGDWTVNWGNTGFPSGVGILNGQNIPVPVGNYLVTFNCATAEYNFQVICGEISLIGEFNGWADDLMMTRDAENLAEWSVFLTLTEEDDVNGDGIIEMKFRENRDWTVNWGDDDFPSGVAILNGQNIPVPLGKYEITFNYTTGEYYFHSTCGEISLIGEFNDWNDDLPLYRDLENPDVWKVLLTLTNQDDITGDGIVEMKFRENRDWSANWGDDSFPSGTGTLNGLTIPVPLDSTSITTDYQVIFNCATGEYLFEATSGNISIIGAFIGWNGDVPMNRNAADPNIWSLTRSWYADSDLKFRENKDWVNNWGNSTFPDGTGMFNGPNIPLTAGKYDVTFNTTTFAYSFTSNPDICGEIGLVGNFNEWGGGDPPTDVWMIRDATYPSQFSIDYSFNDNTTLLFRMDADPTFINAWGGTSLCQNGVMDPSQIIQVPGGYYHITFNCKSGDYCFQMLTSSVTAPKVYAMSLDGILDESDWDISQPVTKLTEGLIGADPNQIFFGVTYSETHLYVGISVTDAFVQPGELIEIFIDGNKSGDDYDDHDVYFTIDGTGTIEVIIGPYGGINPEGIFHVVEGGYVVEVSIPWVDLGITPEEGEQIGFDIIAGDADEGTVEYTLAWNGGTLNYGNTSLFGTLTFGPLTCGCVSMYNETIGDVILRNLSDQPHSFIATYDFDGDYDVIFRKDKGDAVRWGNDDFPVGYALLGGPEIPVPFGRYRIQFDCVSGQYFFYDAPPDEGVALADYTVIPPVIDGSLDEYNLMYSSEILGSGGGPVNNTVTWGALWDLSSLYIGAHVVDSPVEGTGNPWDNDGVEFFIDGNNDKDGPYDLLFDTYMILDAFYQPNLWIRADGAVVTDYDAEWMFTEDGYNVELRFGWGNIYFEPGKGRVIGWSLGNNDSDHGVGRDYETVWYGDGNNWASTIHFGDLQMNLGPYTHLDERGDDAGILLYPNPAHGVILLRTIGDKPAGEVCFQILDVTGRTVYMENVFPTDTGDLVQLNIDGLVPGLYIVCIVASDGYKAVKKLIVR; encoded by the coding sequence TCCGCGAAAACGGAGACTGGACGGTCAACTGGGGAAATACCGGCTTTCCGTCAGGAGTCGGTATTCTGAATGGTCAAAATATTCCGGTTCCAGTTGGCAATTACCTTGTCACATTCAATTGTGCAACTGCCGAATATAATTTCCAGGTCATCTGTGGGGAGATTTCACTCATCGGGGAGTTTAATGGCTGGGCGGATGACCTGATGATGACCAGGGATGCGGAGAATCTTGCCGAATGGTCGGTATTCCTTACCCTGACGGAGGAGGATGATGTTAACGGCGATGGCATCATAGAAATGAAATTCCGCGAAAACAGAGACTGGACCGTCAATTGGGGAGATGACGACTTTCCGTCAGGAGTTGCTATTCTGAATGGTCAAAATATTCCGGTTCCGCTCGGAAAATACGAAATCACTTTTAATTACACTACCGGTGAATATTATTTCCATTCCACCTGCGGGGAGATTTCGCTAATTGGGGAATTCAATGACTGGAACGATGACCTTCCGTTATACAGAGACCTTGAAAATCCGGACGTATGGAAAGTATTGCTGACCTTGACAAATCAGGATGATATCACCGGCGATGGCATTGTAGAAATGAAATTCCGTGAAAACAGAGACTGGAGCGCCAATTGGGGAGATGACTCCTTTCCATCAGGGACCGGCACTCTGAATGGATTAACCATCCCGGTTCCGCTGGATAGCACCAGCATAACGACTGATTATCAGGTCATATTCAATTGTGCAACAGGAGAATATCTGTTTGAAGCAACTTCCGGAAACATCAGCATCATCGGTGCATTTATCGGATGGAACGGGGACGTTCCGATGAACAGGAACGCCGCCGATCCGAATATCTGGTCACTCACACGGTCGTGGTATGCAGATTCCGACTTAAAGTTTCGTGAAAATAAGGATTGGGTCAACAATTGGGGAAACAGCACATTTCCTGATGGTACAGGCATGTTTAATGGACCGAATATTCCTCTTACCGCAGGTAAATATGATGTGACATTCAACACAACTACCTTTGCATATAGCTTTACCTCTAATCCGGATATTTGTGGTGAGATAGGTCTGGTCGGTAACTTCAATGAATGGGGTGGAGGTGATCCCCCAACAGATGTGTGGATGATTCGCGATGCCACCTATCCAAGCCAGTTCAGTATAGATTATTCCTTTAATGACAACACCACACTTTTATTCCGGATGGATGCCGATCCCACCTTTATTAATGCCTGGGGCGGCACATCCCTGTGCCAGAATGGTGTGATGGATCCTTCCCAGATCATTCAGGTTCCCGGCGGCTATTACCATATCACCTTTAACTGCAAATCAGGTGACTATTGTTTTCAGATGCTGACAAGTTCAGTCACAGCTCCCAAGGTGTACGCGATGAGTCTGGATGGAATCCTTGATGAAAGTGACTGGGATATCAGTCAGCCGGTCACAAAACTAACGGAAGGTTTAATAGGAGCAGATCCGAACCAAATCTTCTTCGGGGTTACATACTCTGAAACACATTTGTATGTAGGTATCAGCGTGACCGATGCTTTTGTTCAACCCGGAGAATTAATTGAAATTTTTATCGATGGAAATAAATCAGGTGATGACTATGACGATCATGATGTTTATTTCACCATTGACGGAACCGGGACGATCGAGGTCATTATTGGTCCCTACGGTGGAATTAATCCTGAGGGTATCTTTCATGTGGTGGAAGGAGGCTATGTCGTGGAGGTTTCTATCCCTTGGGTTGACCTGGGGATTACCCCCGAAGAAGGGGAACAAATCGGTTTTGACATTATTGCAGGTGATGCTGATGAAGGAACAGTTGAATATACACTTGCCTGGAATGGTGGTACATTAAACTATGGCAACACTTCTTTATTTGGCACTTTGACATTTGGTCCTTTGACGTGCGGCTGTGTCAGCATGTATAATGAAACCATAGGCGACGTGATTCTCAGGAATCTATCAGATCAACCGCATAGCTTTATAGCTACTTACGATTTTGATGGTGACTACGATGTGATCTTCAGAAAAGATAAAGGAGATGCAGTCAGATGGGGAAATGATGATTTCCCTGTCGGATACGCTTTGTTGGGCGGGCCGGAAATCCCGGTTCCTTTTGGAAGGTACCGGATCCAATTCGACTGTGTATCAGGCCAGTATTTTTTTTATGACGCTCCACCAGATGAGGGTGTTGCCCTTGCAGACTATACTGTTATTCCACCTGTGATAGATGGGTCTCTGGATGAATATAATCTTATGTACAGTTCCGAGATCCTTGGCTCCGGGGGAGGCCCGGTAAATAATACGGTTACGTGGGGTGCGCTCTGGGATTTATCAAGTCTTTATATTGGTGCTCATGTGGTGGATTCACCTGTTGAGGGAACCGGGAATCCATGGGATAACGACGGAGTTGAATTTTTTATTGATGGCAACAACGATAAAGACGGACCCTATGACCTGCTTTTCGACACCTATATGATCCTCGATGCCTTTTATCAACCCAACCTGTGGATCAGAGCCGATGGAGCTGTGGTGACTGACTACGATGCCGAATGGATGTTTACCGAGGATGGGTACAATGTTGAACTCCGATTCGGATGGGGTAATATTTACTTTGAACCCGGCAAAGGAAGGGTTATCGGGTGGAGCCTTGGCAATAATGACAGCGATCATGGTGTGGGTCGCGATTACGAGACTGTGTGGTATGGGGACGGTAACAACTGGGCCAGTACCATTCATTTTGGAGATCTGCAAATGAACCTGGGGCCCTATACTCATTTAGATGAGAGAGGCGATGACGCTGGTATTCTACTATACCCCAATCCGGCACATGGAGTAATACTGTTGCGTACTATCGGTGACAAACCGGCAGGAGAGGTTTGTTTTCAAATATTGGATGTTACAGGCAGGACAGTATATATGGAAAATGTTTTCCCAACAGACACCGGTGATTTGGTTCAGCTCAATATCGACGGGCTCGTCCCGGGTCTTTATATAGTTTGCATCGTCGCCTCTGATGGATATAAAGCTGTGAAAAAGCTCATCGTCCGGTGA
- a CDS encoding tetratricopeptide repeat protein: MKNSKVCFLFMGLALFLTLVSCKQNKKEKVTDIPVTTSSQEALASFRQGLALFDVYDTQKARTFFIKAIEQDPKLAIAYIFKAESDLSPQEFVNDLDKAKTNLEGASDWEKLYYDYYSTFLSSDWNKRLEITQKMVNMYPDAARAQVELGYTYMNGNDETKARECFQKAIELNSKWVGGYHALTYSYLENDPKDFKKAEENALEVLKLAPSSQGAEIVLGDCYRAQNNLEKARDTYSKAIELDPNASEPYYKKGHANTFLGNLDEARQNYIDGGKNDRTKTSSVQYIAYSYLYGGNYQAAMQWLLDQLAKVDSSGEAQSNITLTKEMWLEDCAHIAFHYGDALKLKELIAMLDPLYTQLFNDVGTQEAKLLGKASTLGWQAMSAAMEGNIDEAKAKAEEIQTTLEPVKDPTKLSGYEFAMGYISMKQKDYSAAITHFEKTQQTWIYHKYWLAMANEAAGNKDKANALFKDISDYNFNDIGNALIRNEVKNKLAAM, translated from the coding sequence AAAACTCAAAAGTCTGTTTTCTGTTCATGGGGCTGGCGCTCTTCTTGACACTTGTCAGCTGTAAGCAGAATAAAAAAGAAAAGGTCACCGACATCCCGGTCACCACTTCATCACAGGAAGCCTTGGCTTCTTTCCGGCAAGGATTAGCTTTGTTTGATGTGTATGATACTCAAAAAGCAAGAACCTTTTTCATCAAAGCCATTGAACAGGACCCGAAATTAGCTATTGCTTACATTTTCAAAGCCGAATCCGATTTATCTCCCCAGGAATTTGTGAATGATCTGGATAAAGCAAAAACCAATCTTGAAGGCGCCAGTGATTGGGAGAAATTGTATTATGATTACTACTCCACTTTTTTGAGTAGTGATTGGAACAAACGTCTTGAAATTACTCAAAAAATGGTAAACATGTATCCCGATGCTGCAAGAGCCCAGGTTGAACTTGGATATACCTATATGAATGGAAATGACGAAACCAAAGCAAGGGAGTGTTTTCAGAAAGCGATAGAGTTAAATTCAAAATGGGTTGGCGGTTATCATGCATTAACATATTCATATCTTGAAAACGATCCCAAAGATTTCAAAAAAGCAGAAGAGAATGCTTTAGAAGTTCTAAAACTGGCTCCTTCCAGTCAGGGTGCAGAAATTGTTTTAGGTGATTGTTACAGGGCACAAAATAACCTTGAAAAAGCAAGGGATACCTATTCAAAAGCCATTGAGCTGGATCCCAACGCTTCAGAACCATATTATAAAAAAGGTCATGCCAATACATTTTTGGGAAATCTGGATGAAGCCAGGCAAAATTATATTGATGGAGGGAAAAATGACAGAACAAAAACAAGTTCAGTCCAATACATTGCATATTCTTATTTGTATGGTGGGAATTATCAGGCAGCAATGCAATGGTTACTTGACCAATTGGCAAAAGTGGATTCATCAGGTGAAGCACAGAGCAATATCACTCTTACGAAGGAGATGTGGCTGGAAGATTGTGCTCACATCGCCTTTCATTATGGGGATGCACTAAAACTTAAAGAATTAATTGCTATGCTAGATCCCCTGTACACTCAACTTTTTAATGATGTGGGAACACAGGAAGCAAAACTTTTAGGAAAAGCATCCACGCTCGGCTGGCAAGCCATGTCAGCAGCTATGGAAGGAAATATTGATGAGGCTAAAGCCAAAGCAGAAGAAATACAAACCACTCTGGAACCTGTAAAGGATCCTACCAAGCTGTCCGGGTATGAATTTGCAATGGGATATATCAGCATGAAACAAAAGGATTATTCAGCAGCCATCACCCATTTTGAAAAAACTCAGCAAACGTGGATCTATCATAAATACTGGCTGGCGATGGCCAATGAAGCTGCCGGCAATAAAGACAAAGCCAATGCACTATTTAAAGACATTTCAGATTATAACTTTAACGACATTGGTAATGCACTGATCAGAAATGAAGTAAAGAACAAACTGGCAGCCATGTAA
- a CDS encoding nuclear transport factor 2 family protein — MKVVFTIVMTLILIAGLGSYSLKAQEWSPVQKEVWKNVNDYWALMAKGDINGFLGYMHNDYLGWDNEDPLPATKEDSQKWLQFSFQFTKILNYSIKPLGIKVYGDVAFVHYYYYIVRESDGKKNWEQGRWTDILLKQVDKWVMIGDHGGSVKVE; from the coding sequence ATGAAAGTCGTATTCACAATTGTAATGACCCTCATCCTGATTGCAGGTCTGGGATCGTATTCTTTAAAGGCCCAAGAATGGTCTCCTGTCCAGAAGGAGGTGTGGAAAAACGTGAATGACTACTGGGCATTGATGGCCAAGGGAGACATAAACGGATTCCTTGGATATATGCATAATGATTATTTAGGATGGGATAATGAAGACCCGTTGCCGGCAACGAAAGAGGATAGCCAAAAATGGTTGCAATTCAGCTTTCAATTTACCAAGATTCTGAATTACAGTATCAAACCTTTGGGGATTAAAGTGTACGGGGATGTTGCTTTTGTTCACTATTATTACTATATTGTCCGTGAATCTGATGGGAAGAAGAATTGGGAACAGGGGCGTTGGACAGATATTTTACTGAAACAAGTTGACAAATGGGTTATGATCGGCGATCATGGTGGCAGCGTTAAAGTAGAATAG